One genomic segment of Syntrophales bacterium includes these proteins:
- a CDS encoding IS630 family transposase → KAISDFITAYGLTAKPFVWRKREVKGSQLKNTIVNLRN, encoded by the coding sequence CCAAAGCTATCAGCGACTTTATAACTGCTTATGGGCTAACTGCAAAGCCTTTCGTCTGGCGGAAAAGAGAAGTAAAAGGTTCGCAGCTGAAAAATACTATCGTTAACTTACGCAATTAA